A stretch of Branchiostoma lanceolatum isolate klBraLanc5 chromosome 14, klBraLanc5.hap2, whole genome shotgun sequence DNA encodes these proteins:
- the LOC136448476 gene encoding trypsin-2-like isoform X2 has protein sequence MSMLLPVAVWVFVFAAVGARRPQCPPGIGFGANVACSLPNHLEEIFAGLQQEVADEICPVPIPPSHGTMAGSDVSIGATYTFSCNHGYQLQGTSTITCTEEGWSAEYPICHPIRCGIPSVRSKEAKIDRIVGGHEVVPGSQPWVVSFQHPLYPLPRFNLCGGSLISPSLIVTAAHCFRPLSKPQTGWVAHLAEHNLYEDEGREQNITVQDIIVHQDFVYDVLTNDIALVRLSQPAHMNDWVSPICLPEAGEKVQAQTLCTTAGWGYTKPLAQGESLSGDLQSATLQEIEIPVVSNRKCARKLPDYEIYPEQMCAGYDEGGIDTCVGDSGGSLACKDDGGRMTIQGITSFGDKGTCAQPAKPGVYSRVSAFVSWIREHVTDQEWAVISSYV, from the exons ATGTTATTGCCTGTAGCGGTATGGGTCTTTGTCTTTGCTGCTGTAGGCGCAAGAAGACCTCAATGTCCACCAGGGATAGGTTTTGGTGCTAACGTAGCTTGTAGTTTGCCAAATCATTTGGAAGAAATATTTGCTGGGCTCCAACAAGAGGTTGCAG ATGAGATCTGCCCAGTGCCCATCCCTCCCAGTCACGGCACTATGGCGGGAAGTGACGTCAGCATCGGGGCGACCTACACCTTCTCCTGTAACCATGGCTACCAGCTGCAAGGGACGAGCACCATCACCTGTACGGAGGAGGGGTGGTCCGCGGAGTACCCCATCTGCCATC CTATCCGATGCGGCATCCCGTCTGTCCGATCTAAGGAGGCTAAGATTGACCGGATCGTGGGCGGTCATGAGGTGGTGCCCGGCAGCCAGCCGTGGGTGGTGTCCTTCCAGCACCCTCTCTACCCCCTGCCGAGGTTTAACCTGTGCGGAGGCTCTCTCATCTCTCCCAGCCTGATCGTCACTGCAGCTCACTGCTTCAGACC TCTTTCCAAACCGCAGACGGGGTGGGTGGCGCATCTCGCCGAGCACAACTTGTACGAGGACGAGGGTCGCGAGCAGAACATCACGGTTCAGGACATCATCGTGCACCAGGACTTCGTGTACGACGTGCTCACCAACGACATCGCGCTGGTCCGACTGTCCCAGCCCGCGCACATGAACGACTGGGTCTCCCCCATCTGCCTGCCTGAAGCAGGGGAGAAAGTTCAGGCACAAACGCTCTGCACCACCGCTGGCTGGGGCTACACCAAACCACTGGCCCAGGGCG AAAGCCTCTCCGGTGACCTGCAGTCCGCTACCCTGCAGGAGATAGAGATCCCCGTGGTGTCCAACCGGAAATGCGCCCGGAAACTGCCCGACTACGAGATCTACCCGGAGCAGATGTGCGCTGGGTACGACGAGGGAGGCATCGACACCTGCGTG ggtgaCAGCGGCGGCTCCCTGGCATGTAAAGACGACGGCGGCAGGATGACCATCCAGGGCATCACCAGTTTCGGGGACAAGGGCACATGCGCACAGCCCGCCAAGCCGGGCGTCTACAGCAGGGTCTCTGCATTCGTCTCCTGGATACGGGAACACGTGACCGACCAGGAATGGGCCGTCATTAGTTCAtacgtgtga
- the LOC136448477 gene encoding trypsin-like isoform X2 yields the protein MEKKETRILLAIAVFLLTCQGGHAKALTPRGDAAPPRFLSDLYHLMLTDEDSGECTGTFDCQSAGLGFHRDPHDCSEFYMCVTGRPSCHRTCPWGLHFDTRYNICNWPWALDTQCGNHDAPACGMPALRSVLSYEPARPKIVGGHEAVPGSWPWMVGVQLSGGHYCGGTLISDRWIVSAAHCFFGRNLALFEAVLGEHSIQTEESYEQRIELAEVIFHDDYDPKTKRNDIALLRLAEPARLNQRVSPACLPEEDVNVGSGSTCVVTGWGDTEEPETQYDVYQLMSDVLLEAEVPIVSYWSCRHRLPGYDVDRTSQVCAGYTEGGVDTCQGDSGGPLMCESRDGHWFLYGITSYGEGCAQPRTPAVYTRVPAMVAWIRAHTGDSSATYIPRAVPQAAATV from the exons ATGGAGAAAAAAGAGACGCGGATCCTCCTGGCGATTGCTGTGTTTCTGCTAACGTGCCAGGGCGGACACGCTAAAG CGCTAACACCCCGAGGAGATGCCGCCCCTCCGAGATTCCTGAGTGACCTGTACCATCTGATGCTAACTGACGAGGACAGCGGAGAATGTACAG GAACGTTTGACTGCCAGTCTGCGGGACTGGGTTTCCACCGTGATCCGCACGACTGCTCTGAGTTCTACATGTGCGTGACCGGTCGCCCGTCCTGCCACAGGACCTGCCCGTGGGGGCTGCACTTCGACACCAGGTACAACATCTGCAACTGGCCCTGGGCGCTCGACACGCAGTGCGGCAACCATG ATGCCCCGGCCTGCGGAATGCCGGCTCTGCGGTCCGTCCTGAGCTACGAGCCCGCCCGGCCGAAGATCGTGGGCGGGCACGAGGCCGTTCCCGGCAGCTGGCCCTGGATGGTCGGCGTACAGCTGTCTGGGGGCCACTACTGCGGGGGGACGCTCATCTCAGACCGCTGGATCGTGTCCGCTGCGCACTGCTTCTTcgg TCGAAACCTCGCGTTGTTTGAAGCGGTGCTTGGAGAGCACTCCATCCAAACGGAAGAATCCTATGAACAG AGGATTGAATTAGCTGAAGTCATCTTTCACGATGATTACGACCCAAAGACAAAAAGGAACGACATCGCCCTGCTTCGGCTGGCTGAGCCTGCACGCCTGAACCAACGTGTGTCACCTGCCTGTCTGCCTGAGGAGGACGTCAACGTCGGGTCGGGCTCCACCTGCGTCGTCACGGGGTGGGGAGACACCGAGGAGCCTGAGACAC AATATGACGTCTATCAGCTGATGTCGGATGTCCTGCTCGAGGCGGAAGTGCCCATAGTGTCCTACTGGAGCTGTAGACATCGACTTCCGGGTTATGACGTTGACCGTACCTCCCAGGTGTGCGCTGGGTACACGGAGGGCGGGGTGGACACGTGTCAG GGCGATTCTGGAGGCCCGCTGATGTGTGAGTCACGTGATGGCCACTGGTTCCTGTACGGCATCACCAGCTACGGGGAGGGTTGTGCGCAGCCGCGGACTCCGGCCGTCTACACCAGGGTTCCCGCCATGGTCGCCTGGATCCGGGCACACACGGGCGAcagcagcgccacctacatccCACGGGCGGTACCGCAGGCAGCGGCCACTGTGTAG
- the LOC136448477 gene encoding trypsin-like isoform X1 codes for MEKKETRILLAIAVFLLTCQGGHAKALTPRGDAAPPRFLSDLYHLMLTDEDSGECTGTFDCQSAGLGFHRDPHDCSEFYMCVTGRPSCHRTCPWGLHFDTRYNICNWPWALDTQCGNHGEVYSPSRGGVPADAPACGMPALRSVLSYEPARPKIVGGHEAVPGSWPWMVGVQLSGGHYCGGTLISDRWIVSAAHCFFGRNLALFEAVLGEHSIQTEESYEQRIELAEVIFHDDYDPKTKRNDIALLRLAEPARLNQRVSPACLPEEDVNVGSGSTCVVTGWGDTEEPETQYDVYQLMSDVLLEAEVPIVSYWSCRHRLPGYDVDRTSQVCAGYTEGGVDTCQGDSGGPLMCESRDGHWFLYGITSYGEGCAQPRTPAVYTRVPAMVAWIRAHTGDSSATYIPRAVPQAAATV; via the exons ATGGAGAAAAAAGAGACGCGGATCCTCCTGGCGATTGCTGTGTTTCTGCTAACGTGCCAGGGCGGACACGCTAAAG CGCTAACACCCCGAGGAGATGCCGCCCCTCCGAGATTCCTGAGTGACCTGTACCATCTGATGCTAACTGACGAGGACAGCGGAGAATGTACAG GAACGTTTGACTGCCAGTCTGCGGGACTGGGTTTCCACCGTGATCCGCACGACTGCTCTGAGTTCTACATGTGCGTGACCGGTCGCCCGTCCTGCCACAGGACCTGCCCGTGGGGGCTGCACTTCGACACCAGGTACAACATCTGCAACTGGCCCTGGGCGCTCGACACGCAGTGCGGCAACCATGGTGAGgtctactccccaagcagaggaggggttccggcag ATGCCCCGGCCTGCGGAATGCCGGCTCTGCGGTCCGTCCTGAGCTACGAGCCCGCCCGGCCGAAGATCGTGGGCGGGCACGAGGCCGTTCCCGGCAGCTGGCCCTGGATGGTCGGCGTACAGCTGTCTGGGGGCCACTACTGCGGGGGGACGCTCATCTCAGACCGCTGGATCGTGTCCGCTGCGCACTGCTTCTTcgg TCGAAACCTCGCGTTGTTTGAAGCGGTGCTTGGAGAGCACTCCATCCAAACGGAAGAATCCTATGAACAG AGGATTGAATTAGCTGAAGTCATCTTTCACGATGATTACGACCCAAAGACAAAAAGGAACGACATCGCCCTGCTTCGGCTGGCTGAGCCTGCACGCCTGAACCAACGTGTGTCACCTGCCTGTCTGCCTGAGGAGGACGTCAACGTCGGGTCGGGCTCCACCTGCGTCGTCACGGGGTGGGGAGACACCGAGGAGCCTGAGACAC AATATGACGTCTATCAGCTGATGTCGGATGTCCTGCTCGAGGCGGAAGTGCCCATAGTGTCCTACTGGAGCTGTAGACATCGACTTCCGGGTTATGACGTTGACCGTACCTCCCAGGTGTGCGCTGGGTACACGGAGGGCGGGGTGGACACGTGTCAG GGCGATTCTGGAGGCCCGCTGATGTGTGAGTCACGTGATGGCCACTGGTTCCTGTACGGCATCACCAGCTACGGGGAGGGTTGTGCGCAGCCGCGGACTCCGGCCGTCTACACCAGGGTTCCCGCCATGGTCGCCTGGATCCGGGCACACACGGGCGAcagcagcgccacctacatccCACGGGCGGTACCGCAGGCAGCGGCCACTGTGTAG